A single window of Candidatus Nitrosocosmicus arcticus DNA harbors:
- the uvrA gene encoding excinuclease ABC subunit UvrA has product MENKIIIKGARQHNLKNLNIEIPKDKLIVITGLSGSGKSTLAFDTIFAEGQRRYVESLSAYARQFLQIMDKPDVDVIDGLSPAIAIQQKTTNKNPRSTVGTITEIYDYLRLLFSKIGIPYCPKCGREISYQSLESIVTSILAINNNKMNEGMLLILAPVIREKKGTYEKTIESLKEQGYSRIRVDKEIINIADSNRLDIISAKEKQLRHSIEIVIDRISINKIFDEKDRVFEAVQNAIDKGGGIVMVLIDGKEFLFSQKNSCPICNISIGEMEPRFFSFNSPFGACPSCHGLGVETEFYIDLIIPDKTKTILDGAIKPWSVGHFASFRTSMLKDVGKRFGFNLNTPIDKMGKEQIDVILNGTDSKIKYNYTSRSSDSSWEYSGRFEGVISNLQRIFNETDSESKREEIRKFMIEKPCELCNGQRLRKEVLSVRINGKSIMDICNLPVEKIIEFFSNITLNSSDLIISKQILKEINSRLKFLSNVGLNYLNLNRNAGTLSGGESQRIRLATQIGTNLTGVLYVLDEPTIGLHQRDNNLLINTLFKLREIGNTVIVVEHDEEVIKSADWIIDIGPRAGIHGGQVVAQGELHEILESKDSLTADFLIGRNTVNENFERKLIGDKFIKVFGANENNLKDINPIFPLGVITVVTGVSGSGKSTLVNDILFNYLTNHFYKSKSKVGKHHKIVGIENIDKVIGIDQSPIGRTPRSNAVTYVNAFTFIRDLFSKTQLSKERGYKMGRFSFNLPGGRCDMCDGAGVRKIEMQFLPDVYITCDQCKGDRYNSETLAVKYKGKSISDVLNMTVEEALEFFKNNTPIRNKLKLLDEVGLGYLHLGQSATTLSGGEAQRIKLATELSKRDSGNTMYILDEPTTGLHFADVKKLLKILFRLRELGNTIIVIEHNLDIIASADWIIDLGPEGGNKGGQIIATGTPEEISENQSSYTGQFLKKKMRTLKEKELIMKKNK; this is encoded by the coding sequence ATGGAAAATAAAATAATAATTAAAGGAGCAAGACAGCATAATCTAAAAAATCTTAACATAGAAATTCCAAAGGATAAATTAATAGTAATCACAGGATTATCCGGTTCGGGGAAATCTACGTTGGCATTTGATACCATTTTTGCGGAGGGACAAAGAAGATATGTGGAATCGCTTTCGGCATATGCAAGACAGTTTTTGCAAATCATGGATAAACCCGATGTAGATGTGATTGATGGGCTATCACCAGCAATAGCAATTCAACAGAAAACAACCAACAAGAATCCCCGCTCGACAGTTGGAACAATTACTGAGATATATGACTACCTTAGATTATTGTTTTCAAAAATCGGTATACCATACTGTCCTAAGTGCGGAAGAGAAATATCCTACCAATCCTTAGAGTCAATTGTTACATCGATTCTTGCTATCAATAATAACAAAATGAATGAAGGAATGTTATTGATTTTAGCTCCCGTTATTAGAGAGAAAAAAGGGACTTATGAAAAGACTATTGAATCTCTAAAGGAACAAGGCTATTCTCGGATCAGAGTCGACAAAGAAATAATAAATATTGCAGACAGTAATCGACTCGATATTATTTCAGCAAAAGAGAAACAATTAAGACATTCAATCGAGATCGTTATCGATAGAATATCAATTAATAAAATATTCGATGAAAAAGACAGAGTTTTTGAGGCAGTACAAAATGCAATTGATAAAGGTGGTGGCATCGTCATGGTTTTAATTGATGGTAAAGAATTTTTATTTTCTCAAAAAAATTCATGTCCTATTTGCAATATAAGTATTGGAGAAATGGAACCTAGATTTTTCTCCTTTAATTCTCCTTTTGGTGCATGTCCCAGCTGTCACGGATTAGGTGTTGAAACAGAGTTTTATATCGACTTAATCATACCCGACAAGACCAAAACTATTTTGGATGGTGCAATTAAACCGTGGTCAGTCGGTCATTTTGCAAGTTTCAGAACATCCATGTTAAAGGACGTGGGGAAAAGATTCGGTTTTAATCTAAACACTCCGATCGACAAAATGGGCAAGGAGCAAATTGATGTTATATTAAACGGAACAGATTCAAAGATAAAGTATAATTATACGTCAAGATCGAGTGATAGTTCATGGGAATACTCAGGTAGGTTTGAAGGCGTAATTTCTAATCTACAAAGAATATTCAACGAGACTGACTCAGAATCAAAACGCGAAGAGATTAGAAAATTTATGATAGAAAAGCCATGTGAACTATGCAACGGTCAAAGATTAAGGAAAGAGGTTCTTTCTGTAAGGATTAATGGAAAATCCATTATGGACATTTGTAACCTGCCTGTAGAGAAAATCATTGAATTCTTTAGTAACATTACTCTAAATAGTAGTGATTTAATAATTTCAAAACAAATATTAAAGGAGATTAATAGTAGGCTAAAGTTTCTATCAAACGTGGGTTTGAATTATCTGAACTTGAATAGGAATGCAGGGACTCTTTCAGGTGGCGAATCGCAAAGAATCAGATTAGCTACCCAAATTGGAACTAATCTTACCGGTGTGCTATATGTTTTAGATGAACCAACTATAGGTCTGCATCAGAGGGACAATAATCTGCTGATAAACACTCTCTTCAAATTGAGAGAAATCGGAAATACCGTTATTGTCGTAGAACATGACGAAGAAGTAATCAAAAGTGCTGACTGGATTATTGATATTGGCCCAAGAGCAGGAATACATGGAGGACAAGTAGTTGCACAAGGAGAACTACATGAGATACTAGAAAGTAAGGATTCCCTTACCGCAGATTTTTTAATTGGAAGAAATACTGTAAATGAAAATTTTGAACGCAAACTTATTGGTGACAAATTTATCAAAGTTTTTGGTGCAAATGAAAACAACCTCAAAGATATTAATCCTATCTTTCCATTAGGTGTAATTACTGTAGTCACTGGTGTATCTGGATCCGGAAAATCCACACTCGTAAATGATATATTGTTCAACTACTTAACCAACCATTTTTATAAATCTAAATCAAAAGTCGGTAAGCATCATAAGATTGTCGGAATAGAGAACATTGACAAAGTTATAGGAATAGATCAATCTCCAATCGGTAGAACGCCGCGGTCAAATGCCGTTACGTATGTCAATGCCTTTACCTTCATAAGAGATCTATTTTCAAAAACACAACTATCAAAGGAACGAGGATATAAGATGGGAAGGTTTTCATTCAATTTGCCTGGCGGCAGATGCGATATGTGCGACGGAGCAGGTGTCAGAAAAATAGAAATGCAATTCTTGCCTGATGTATATATTACGTGTGATCAATGTAAGGGAGACAGATACAATAGTGAAACTTTAGCAGTCAAATATAAAGGAAAAAGCATTTCGGATGTTCTAAATATGACTGTGGAGGAAGCACTAGAGTTCTTTAAAAACAATACTCCAATTCGAAACAAGTTAAAGTTGTTGGATGAAGTAGGGTTAGGTTATCTACATCTAGGACAATCAGCTACCACGCTGTCAGGTGGAGAAGCACAAAGGATAAAATTGGCAACTGAGCTTTCAAAGAGGGATTCAGGTAACACAATGTACATTTTAGACGAGCCAACCACAGGACTGCACTTTGCCGATGTAAAGAAATTATTAAAAATATTATTTAGGTTAAGGGAACTAGGAAACACGATCATTGTAATTGAACATAATCTCGATATAATCGCATCAGCTGATTGGATTATAGATTTAGGTCCTGAGGGTGGAAATAAAGGAGGACAAATTATAGCGACTGGCACTCCAGAAGAGATTTCTGAGAACCAATCCAGCTATACCGGGCAGTTTCTAAAGAAAAAAATGAGAACATTAAAAGAGAAAGAATTAATCATGAAGAAAAATAAGTAA
- a CDS encoding precorrin-8X methylmutase has translation MEFSNIKNNDYCIGNPQSRDMSTRAFGIEKQSFDIIESEIGSHGYIDNEWAVVRRVIHATADFDFAKKDRIIFHEKAIESAFLAFSKKSFVVTDVEMVLHGINKKSLLDLNLTGVCLINDPQLKEISKKSNKTRSELAMQKAADKINGGIVIIGNAPTALYELISMIKEKKTSPLLVIGIPVGFVSAVESKIDLSKMDVPYITNIGRKGGSSAASSIINSLMLLYSTRRSETQT, from the coding sequence GTGGAATTTTCTAATATTAAAAATAATGATTATTGTATTGGTAATCCTCAATCTCGAGACATGTCTACGCGGGCTTTTGGAATTGAGAAACAAAGCTTTGATATAATTGAATCCGAAATCGGAAGTCATGGTTATATTGACAATGAATGGGCGGTGGTGAGACGAGTTATCCACGCTACAGCTGACTTTGATTTTGCAAAGAAAGATAGAATCATTTTCCATGAAAAAGCAATAGAATCTGCTTTCTTAGCTTTTTCCAAGAAATCTTTTGTAGTCACGGACGTGGAGATGGTATTACATGGTATTAATAAGAAATCATTATTGGACCTAAATTTAACTGGCGTTTGTCTCATAAATGATCCTCAATTAAAAGAAATATCCAAGAAATCAAACAAAACAAGATCTGAGCTTGCAATGCAGAAGGCTGCTGACAAGATAAACGGTGGTATTGTCATCATTGGAAACGCTCCAACCGCTCTTTATGAATTAATCTCAATGATTAAAGAAAAAAAAACTTCGCCATTACTCGTAATTGGAATTCCTGTTGGATTCGTGTCAGCTGTTGAATCTAAAATTGATTTATCAAAAATGGATGTTCCTTATATTACAAACATAGGAAGGAAAGGCGGTAGTTCCGCAGCGTCATCTATTATTAATTCGCTCATGTTGTTGTATTCGACAAGAAGATCTGAAACGCAAACTTAG
- the uvrC gene encoding excinuclease ABC subunit UvrC: MKAIEISYIKYPYPHKPGVYIMKDDREKIIYIGKAKDLDRRIKSYFSKKISNMPDGNWKTRVLVTKIKSIDYIITDNEIEAYLLESNLIKKYRPIFNIELKDQQRYTYLKITDEKFPRLLVSRRNRMGEFTGTKGEVIGPFVKGSSRYLSVGLLRKMFKIRICTKLPKKECLEYHIGNCDAPCINKINEENYKENITSLKKILEDNETLGDFYKKLETEMKIASNNQNYERAIFIRDTLTRLQNLLQHQKMENNSIEGYKAEEYIGFLEDENQKIMHVMTLMSKNGVINDMKKYQFDLVGDNAIENFICQYYHSSTTVPNVIYLNKSIEEETNLQKALYKMTGTEVKIIPMDFKYFSKEHQNRSDDNNKYSVMQLILNNLKTYVEKSHEPALDELKVLLRLKRLPYIIDCFDISNFGNDFAVGACTRFMNGTPDKNGYRKFKIKKVSHQNDFLMMEEIIRRRYLPHNICEDVPDDKRIDRFPDLIVIDGGKGHLNVAITTLKKIGIEEIDCISLAKENEEVYTPFSNAPIVIPKNKKSLRILQHIRDESHRFGLTYNRYLRKKMLN; this comes from the coding sequence TTGAAAGCAATAGAGATCAGCTACATCAAATATCCTTACCCTCATAAGCCCGGTGTATACATCATGAAGGATGATCGAGAAAAGATTATTTACATTGGTAAAGCAAAGGATCTCGACAGAAGGATCAAAAGTTATTTTTCCAAAAAAATTTCGAATATGCCAGATGGAAATTGGAAAACTAGAGTGCTTGTAACCAAAATCAAGAGCATAGACTATATTATCACAGATAATGAAATAGAAGCATACCTACTCGAATCAAATTTGATCAAAAAGTACAGACCAATTTTTAATATCGAACTTAAAGATCAACAAAGATATACATACCTAAAAATTACAGATGAAAAATTTCCAAGGTTACTAGTATCTAGGAGAAACCGAATGGGTGAGTTTACAGGAACAAAAGGAGAGGTAATAGGTCCCTTTGTGAAAGGCAGTTCAAGATACTTATCCGTGGGCTTGCTGAGGAAGATGTTTAAGATCAGAATCTGTACCAAACTTCCAAAAAAGGAATGTTTAGAATATCATATTGGAAACTGCGATGCCCCATGTATTAATAAGATTAATGAAGAAAATTACAAAGAAAATATAACATCCTTAAAGAAAATATTAGAAGATAATGAAACCCTAGGCGATTTTTATAAAAAACTTGAGACGGAAATGAAGATTGCTTCTAACAACCAAAATTATGAAAGAGCTATTTTCATCAGAGATACTCTAACTAGACTGCAAAATCTCTTACAACATCAAAAGATGGAAAATAATTCTATCGAAGGTTACAAAGCAGAGGAATACATAGGATTTCTTGAGGATGAAAATCAAAAAATTATGCATGTAATGACACTAATGAGCAAGAACGGGGTCATTAATGATATGAAAAAATATCAGTTTGATTTGGTAGGAGATAATGCCATTGAAAATTTTATTTGTCAGTACTATCATTCTAGTACAACAGTACCAAATGTTATCTATCTAAATAAAAGTATTGAAGAAGAAACAAATTTACAAAAGGCCTTGTACAAGATGACCGGAACAGAAGTTAAAATAATTCCAATGGATTTCAAATACTTCTCAAAGGAACATCAAAATAGGTCCGATGATAATAACAAGTATAGTGTTATGCAATTAATACTGAACAATCTAAAAACATATGTTGAAAAGAGTCACGAACCAGCTCTTGATGAACTAAAGGTATTACTCAGATTGAAAAGATTGCCATACATTATTGATTGTTTTGATATTTCAAATTTTGGAAATGATTTCGCTGTTGGAGCTTGTACCCGTTTCATGAATGGCACTCCCGATAAGAACGGTTATAGAAAATTCAAAATAAAAAAGGTATCACACCAAAACGACTTTTTGATGATGGAGGAGATTATAAGGAGAAGATATTTGCCTCATAACATCTGCGAGGATGTTCCAGATGACAAACGAATTGATAGATTCCCGGATTTGATTGTAATTGATGGTGGAAAAGGTCACCTAAACGTGGCAATCACAACACTGAAAAAGATAGGCATAGAAGAGATCGACTGCATTTCCTTAGCAAAAGAGAATGAAGAAGTTTACACGCCATTCTCTAATGCGCCGATCGTAATTCCAAAAAACAAAAAATCATTAAGAATTTTACAACACATAAGAGATGAATCACATAGATTTGGTTTAACATACAATCGATATTTAAGGAAAAAAATGTTAAACTAG
- a CDS encoding cobyrinate a,c-diamide synthase — translation MMKTPGIVIAGITSGVGKTTISIAIMQGLLKRGYKVQPFKIGPDFIDPSYHNIISKRRSRNLDVWLMGINGLQESYLENSVDSDFTVLEGVMGLYDGMTGKNNFASTAHVSKILDLPILLVVDAKKAARSLAAITLGFIKFEHKSRISGVILNNIASERHLRYITEAFESKIKIPIVGKIFNDKTLIYHERHLGLIPGLELNAKLQNSIIKNSNIIAEHLDFEKIIQIGRKINYLDGSKIEKFSLDLVNRKSRYQSSEKLLDSKVKISVALDKSFNFYYQDNLDMLHKKAKIEFFSPLDDRCVSEDTTGIILGGGFPEIIADKLEKNSNMRKSILDLAEKDIPIYAECGGLMYLTKTISGYKNSKKKHKMVGLFDADTIMTNKVTLGYTEALLNNNETYLGKIRKVRGHEFHYSTVVINNTDLELIYNLKKGRGIKDGKDGFHTHNSIASYMHTHFINSTFSDRFLKYCVQYSRK, via the coding sequence ATGATGAAAACCCCGGGAATTGTTATAGCAGGAATTACTAGCGGGGTTGGAAAGACAACAATATCGATTGCTATAATGCAAGGGCTTTTGAAAAGGGGATATAAAGTTCAACCATTTAAAATAGGGCCCGATTTTATTGATCCTTCTTACCACAACATAATATCAAAACGCAGATCAAGAAATCTCGATGTATGGTTGATGGGAATAAACGGATTACAGGAATCGTATTTGGAGAATTCGGTTGATTCTGATTTTACTGTCCTAGAGGGTGTAATGGGGCTGTATGACGGGATGACTGGGAAGAACAATTTTGCAAGCACCGCACATGTATCAAAGATACTAGACCTCCCTATTCTTTTAGTTGTGGATGCAAAAAAAGCAGCCAGATCATTGGCTGCCATTACCTTAGGTTTTATAAAATTTGAACACAAGAGCAGGATTTCAGGAGTAATATTAAACAACATTGCCAGTGAACGGCATTTGAGGTATATTACTGAAGCGTTTGAATCAAAAATTAAGATACCAATTGTAGGAAAAATATTTAATGATAAGACCCTAATCTATCACGAAAGACATCTAGGCTTGATACCAGGCTTGGAACTAAACGCAAAATTACAGAATAGTATCATAAAAAATTCCAATATTATTGCTGAACATCTAGATTTTGAAAAGATTATTCAGATAGGTAGAAAGATAAATTATCTGGATGGATCAAAAATAGAAAAGTTTTCATTGGACCTAGTTAATAGAAAATCCAGATATCAATCATCTGAAAAATTACTTGATTCAAAAGTAAAGATATCAGTCGCCTTAGACAAGTCTTTTAATTTTTACTACCAGGACAACCTAGACATGCTACATAAGAAGGCAAAAATAGAGTTTTTCAGCCCTCTAGATGATAGGTGCGTTTCAGAAGATACAACGGGTATTATATTAGGTGGTGGATTTCCAGAAATAATTGCAGACAAATTAGAAAAGAATTCTAATATGCGCAAGTCAATCCTGGATTTGGCAGAGAAGGACATACCGATTTATGCGGAATGTGGAGGATTAATGTATTTAACAAAGACAATTTCAGGTTATAAGAACAGCAAAAAAAAGCACAAAATGGTAGGATTATTTGATGCAGATACCATTATGACAAACAAAGTTACCCTGGGTTATACAGAGGCTTTGTTAAATAATAATGAAACTTATCTTGGAAAAATACGGAAAGTGAGAGGTCATGAATTTCATTACTCGACTGTAGTTATTAACAACACCGATTTGGAATTGATTTATAATCTAAAAAAGGGGAGGGGCATAAAGGATGGAAAGGACGGTTTTCATACTCATAACTCCATTGCCTCATATATGCATACACATTTTATAAATTCAACTTTCTCAGATAGATTTTTAAAATACTGTGTTCAGTATTCAAGAAAATGA